The segment CAGAGCAGCACTCCATCCGGCAACCGGATGTAATCGTCACCGATTTCGACGACCAGATGAAAGCCGCATTGAATGACCAGTTCCTTGATGTACAGCAGAAGCTGTGTATCCACCACATCAATTCGAACGTCCTGctcaagtcaaagcagaagTGGGTTAGGGCCCGCAGCACCAGCAGAAGTAGCAGTCCTGATACCAGCGACAGAGAGGCAACTACCCCGCAGCCACAAGCTCAACTAAGCTAAGCCCCCAAGGCCGAGAGTTGGTTCATACGTCGATAACCGAGGCTATCCCTCATAGCTATCGAGGAGTTCTCATCATGTGGAAGCTCGTCTTATTTGCTGAGACCGAGGAGGCCTTAATGGCGAACTTCTCTATGAGGACCTCGCGAGTCTTGATAGCGAAGACTATCTCGGCGCCGACACCAATAAGAGCGACATCGgcattctcctcctcaacaaagACGTAGGCGCCCTTCTGGGCACCCTCACGGCTCGAGTACTGGGGGTACTGCTCGAGGCTCTGCGGGAAAGAGCGATGATGCAGGGATTGTCCTTGGCCTCGAGGGCGGTGATGAAGGCACCGGCTGTCTCTTCGGTGTCGCAAGGGCGGATGTAGAGGAGGTTAGGCATGGAGCGGTAAAAAGCAGTGAGGCAATGGGCTGGTGAGTAGGACCGTCTTCGCCAGTACCGATCGAGTCGTGGGTGGCGACATGAATGGCCTGGAGGTTTTGGAGGGCGCCCATAAGCACACCAGGAGCGGCGTAGATGTAgaacatgaagaagctgcaCGTGACGGGGAGGATGGTGCCTTGCTGAAGGCGGCGAAACCGTTTGAGATAGAGGCCATGGCATGTTCGCAGGTACCCCAGTGAATATATCGGCTGGAGTAGCTGTCGTTGATACCACAGGTAGTCTTGAGATCAGGCTATTGCTGAGTTAGCAAGGTTGGTTTCGTGTTCTCTGGGTTTACTTACGTGTTGGAAGTCGACCTTGTCCTTCCAGATCATGTTGACGGAGGGTGACAGGTCAGCTGTGCCGACCATGAAATCTTTTAGCTTAGTATTCAGGGGGTTGCAGATGATACCAGCAGACTTTCGCGACGGCGTAGGAGCAGTAGGCAAAGACTCCTTGGCAGTGATGATGCTTCGCCAGTCCTCAGTGAAGCGACATTCAACACGCTTGATGAACTCCTCATGCAGCTCAGGATACTCCTTGCCGTATGCATCGAGGAGGTTCTTCCAGTCCTCTACAAGACGGTCACCGCGGGTCTTGCGGTCACGGAAGAAGTTGTAAACCTCATCAGAGACGACGTAGTGCTTCTCGGGGTCCATGCCAAAGTGCTCCTTGACGGCTCTGACACCATCGGGGCTGAAAGCAGCACCGTGGGCCTTGGCATCGCCGGCGACCTTGCTACTGACACCAATGACAGtgtggatgttgatgaaggtggGCTTATCGGtgctggccttggccttgaggaGGGCATTGACAATGCCCTCCGACGTCAAAACAaccatcctcaacctcaattACATCCCAACCACAAGCGCGCATCTTGGCATTGACGTCCTCAGTATTGCAAAGATCAACACTGCCGTCGCAAGTAATCTGGTTGTGATCGTACATGACGACAAGGTTGTTGAGCTTCCAGTGGCCAGCCAGCTGGATTGCCTCGAGGGCGACACCCTCCTGCAGACAGGCGACGCCAATCATGCAGAAAGTCGTGTTGTTGACGAGGTCGAAGTTGGGTTTGTTGTAGGCAGCCGCGAGGTTCTTGGTGGCCATGGCGAGACCGACAGCGTGGCGATGCCCTGGCCCAGAGGACTGGTCGTCACCTCGATACCCTCATGCTCGATATCAGGATGGCCCGGCGCCAAGGAGTCATAGTTAGAGGAGTGGTAGGACTTGAGGTGCTCAAAGGTCATGGCCTTGTAGCCGGTGAGATGAAGGAATGTGTACTGGAAGAGACATGTGTGGCAGTTGGAGAGGACGAAGCGATCGCGATTGAGGTAGTCTGGGTCGTTGGGCGATTACTGCATCACGTACTTCCAGAGGGCGAGGTCAATTGCAGCCATTCCCATGGCACCGCTAATAAGTCACTTAGTATATCTCATTCTCTCATACTCGATGATTGTATGACTTACCCAGGGTGACCGCCTTTGAACTATTCGCAAATATCAGCAATCAAGCAACGAAACTGTCGCAGAGCAAGATTCATTGTCTCGGCGTCATCGTTCTTGATCAACTTGACAACGTTGGAAAGGGCCACAGGctcctcttctgcctccGGGGTGATTGCGATAGGCTCCATCTTGAATTGAACTGTGTGGTGCTCTTACAAGGCGAAGAAGATAATGATGAGGAGAATTTGAGAACCATCGACAGCATCTTGTCGAGTTATTGGTATTTTTAAAAAGTATCTTTGCGCGTGGTCTTTCTCGTGACAACGAAGATGCTCTGCTGTGACCCCTCCGGCATTCCCAATGGGGTAGGGGAAAGCGCCCGTAGGGATCTGGGTATTTGCCATCAGGCATGGGGTTCTTTGAGTTTGACTTTATTGGGGATTGCCGTGAGTTTGGTGTCTTGTCATGAGGGTGCTGTATCAGGAAGTTGGAGGTACCGGGACTATTACTTTGCCTCGTGAGGTTAGGGTCGAGATGCCGAGCGCTTAGACTTGCCATTGAGTCAGTGCAAGAGGTATTTACACACCTCTGATGCAGTCTGTGTGTAGGGCCACTCTGTGGAGAAAGGGAACAGCATCGTTTGTCGACGGGAAAGTGATTGAGGTTAGTTTGACAGTTGGAGATGTTGCATAACTCTGAGGTATCTACCATTTTGTGGTATTGACGTAGGGTTGAAAGAAAAAGACGATCTTGCTTGTGGAAACGAAGACTAGTCAGAAATAAGCCGACAGCGAAGTGTGGTGACCCTCGAGGAGTACGTCTCAGTATTTGTGGCTAAGCAGACCCTGGCTAGTTCTTTTTGTCTCTGCCCTCATGGCTATGTCAAACACATCTCACCCAAAATATCCACCACTATTGTTGAGATGTGACCGCCCCCGGCTACAATAACCTTGTCTGGATCTTCCAGAACATATTCCCAAACTCAATCTCAGCCACATCATTCTTCGCATAGACCTTCCCTTCGGATGCCATCATGGTAATCCTTGATCAAGATGTCTACGACAAACCGAGATTGTCCTCTGTGTCTCCAGAAATGGATATCCATAGACGATCGTATATCCTATTAAGTTCTTCCAACATTTCTTTTTCCCTCGTCAGTTTCAACTCTTGTTCTTCACTTTACATCTATTCGCATTTTCGTTGATCCCAGAACACTTCGTCTTCACAATAGCTCCCGCTATCATCTCTGACATTGAGCTCCCGGCCAACGTGCCCGATACCAAGGAAACACCTGCTTCAAAATCTTCAACCTATAAGCTCTTCTCCCTTGAGAACAAGACAGTCGCCATCGCCGGCGGAGCTCGTGGTCTGGGTATTACTCTAGCGATTGGCGTGGTCGAAGCCGGTGGCAGCGTCGCCTGTCTCGACATTCTCGAGGAGCCATCGCCATCTGAGTGGGCACAACTCAACAAGATAGCCACCGCCAACAAGGCTTCCGTATCATACCGAAAGTGCGATGTCACAGATGAGCAGTCCGTCGAGACAGCGATGAAGGAGATCGCGGCAGAGGCCAATAAGGCCGGAGCTCCCTTCTGGGGTACTATTGCCTGCGCTGTCATTCAGCAGCAGATCGCTGCGCTTGACTACCCTGCTGCCGACTTTGACCGGATATTGCGGGTCAATGTGACTGGCGTTTTCAACACTTGCAAGTATGCTGCGCGGATACTACGAGAGAAGAACAGCTCTGGTAGTATTGTTATCATTGGCAGCATGTCGGGCATATTGCCAACCGAGTAAGTCAAATCAAGTAACCATACACAATAAGTGAAACTAATAGGATACAGGGACTTTCTTGCACAACATACAACTCCAGCAAGGCTGCTGTTCAGCAAATGTGTCATTCGGTGGCGCAAGAATGGGGCCAATAAGACATTCGAGTTAACACACTGTCTACCGGTTACATCAGAACTGCTATGACCGATCAATTACTCCAGGAAAACCCcgatgttgagaagacatGGGTGGCGGGTGCTCTACTGGGACGGCTGGGTGCGCCTGAAGAATTTAAGGCCTCGGCTGTGTTTTTGCTGTCTGAGGGCGCGTCGTTTGTTCATGGCACAGATTTGAGAGTTGATGGAGGACATTGCGCATCTGCATAAGGAGAGAAGGGTTACATACAGGTGTTTTGTGTGATGAGAAATTGATGTTTATGAGCATAGAGTGGGCATTTGTAAAGTCTGGCACAAATGTGTAACTGAACATTCCACCCCATTGACCCAATTTTGCTGGCGCATTCTTAAACCACTAGAAAATATTCCTTGAGCTTACAGGAGGCCTCATTAACAACTAAACTCATAACTCAACCTTACCGTCAATACCAACTGGCATAGTATGGCGTCCCCACTGCCACCGCCAAATAATGCCGCTAAATACAGCCTTGGCTTGTCTCAATCGTGGATGCCTTGCGAATATTTCATTAATTTGGCTGCCTCAACTGAATGTGTATATAGTATGACTATCGACTATTATTCCACTATTTTACAACTTCATACAACAATTACAGCTTGATACATCAGAATGCCTTCTATATCGTTATCAGAACATGCACTCACTGCATTGGAGTCATCTCACCTCCAATATCGCATCATCAGTACCCTCTTCGGCTCGGCTCTTGGAGACGCAATCGGATTATCCACCGAATTCCTCTCTACCGAACTCTCAGCAAAATCATACCCCGACCGCGTCTTTACCTTACTCCCCGCTGAAAAAGCAACTCCCTTTCGTCGCGACCATCACAGTGATGGGAAGAAGCTTGATCGTCAAGACTGTGGGTTCGTATGGGTTTGCGCGCACTTGATACACTctcccttggccttggacGGACTGTTGAGGGTATCTTGCCCAGTAAATCCTATTTAGATGATCCTGAAGGGACAGCTCGGAAGTTTTGTGTTATGGGCAAATACAAGGCGGTGCCGAACGGAAGTCTTATGCGAACGCATCCGCTGGGACTCAGGTGTCTCAGGAAGTCGGTCGAGGAGTCATTCCAGATCGCGGCCGACTTCGTGGTCACACATGTTGACCTGAGATGTGTTGTCTCCTGCGCCATTGTCGCTGCTCTTGTTCGTGGACTTGTCCTCACTAAGATCTACGAGGAACGACATGTCGACGAGTTGATCGAAACTAGACTTGCGTGGTACAACGAGCGACGCGAAAAAGAACTTCAACGCCTTGACAGACAAGACGAACCTTGTTTAAATAtctgttggaaaatccggggatcccccttcccttcaggattcagactaacagtctgaaagtcctagatttaaagtttaaagtcctagatgaaatcatttagagatataaacctgagaagaactctcatctcactaatgaacaatcaagtttcataaaatatatattttcacctagcactactgcgcaatataaacaacaataTCGCCGAGGTCAGCCAACATGCCACAGCTCAAAAGCTCGCGGACCTCAAGTTGGACGAGAGTTATAAGATCGGTTATGTATACAAGACCTTTGGCTCTGCCATCTTACATCTACGTCTTGCACTACGCCAACTTAAGTCTTCAGGACAACTATTTTCCCAACTTACCATTTTCGAAAAGCCCATCACCGATCTTGCAATAGAGGGCGATGACACAGATACAAATGCCTGTTTCGCTTATGCTCTCCTCGGAGCCTTACTTTGCTACAAGGTCCTGCCGCCGCGTTGGCGTAACAGTCTCCGTCATGGAACATGGCTAATGGAGAAGTCCGGGGGACTATGTGATGTTTTAGGTGTGGCAAAGGGTTCATATTCTGGATCCCGTGATAAGGATGCAGCGGAGGATGGTTGACGCGGGTTCTTGACGGATGCGCAGATGGAGGAGAAGTGTATGACGACGCAGGCTTGGGTGGTGCAAGAGGAACAAGAGTGGAAGAGGAAGCAGGAGGCcgataagaagaagccaaatTGGTTTGCATGGAAGTAGTGACTTGACGAGAAAGATACCATATAAGTTGCCTTTGTCGGCTCTTTAATTACTTAGTGATAGCCATGTGACAAATGGTCCAGTATCTTGACAGGTGCATATAAGTAATGGAACTGAAGCTTTATGGAAGCTTCGACTAACCGTGAGAACATATAGCATACAGTCTCATCCATTTTCTAATGGAATTGGAGACCCCGCGAAACCCGCCGAGTCTCCAATGCCAATAACAGTTCCTCTTACATCTTTACTCACGCATGTGAACCTCAGCTTCGAATTTCTCAGCCGTCTCACCACCAGAGCTCTTCTCAGAAGCCTCTCCAGGGACACCCATGCTGTGTTCCCAATGAAGCAAGACCTTTGGACCAGTGAAGAGCTTGTCGATCTGCTCGAGAGACAGGAGTCGGGTTTCGGGGTAGAAGAAGTAGATGAGGGGAACGAAGAAGGCGTTGAAGATGCAAAAGTAGACGTATGTCTTCCAGCCAATACTCTTGATGGATACGGGTGTGATCTCGACGACGAGGAAGGTAAAGATCCAGTTGGAAGCTGTGGCTAAGGCGGCGGCGCGGGTACGGATGGCCAGAGGAGCATATTCAGCGGGCACTAAACTGTCATCAGCTATATGATCATGTAGGTTTCTGAGATGTTTTGACTAACGCAGCCAGGGAATTGCGAGTAATCCaacagcaaagaagaagtctaCCATCCGGTTAGTCCCATAATACCGTTCTTGTCATGGTTTCACTTACTGAACAAGAAAAGCATGACAATGGCGACGATACCAGGTCCTGGCTGTCCAGTCGATACAGTTCCAGCTAAAACAGCCATGCAGACTGCTTGACCGGCTGCtgcaaacatcatcaacttgcGGCGGCCAAGACGGTCAATGATCCAGATCGGGATCaacgaagagaagaagtatgCGACGCCGTTGAAACCAGCTAGAAGTAGACTCAGGTTGTGTGAGATGCCGACTGACTCTTGGAAGATGACAGGAGCGTACTGTAATATGTTAACAACTCGAGTCTATTGACCACCATCTCTGGTCAAGAAAACGCACGTATGTAATCAAATTGATGCCAGAAAGCTGTTAAAAGAGAAAATGTCAGTCAAAGTGTATCAAGCAAATATTGCCGTGGCATCTCACCTGCTGCATGAACTGTCCACCAATACCAAGCATCGTTCGATACAGGAACTTTTGCTCTCCATTCTTCCACATAGCCTTGAAACTACTCGTCTGCGCAGCCTCGCGCTCCTCATTAATAGCATGCTGAATCTCAGCGATAGCACGGCTAACGGATGCGTCGTTTTTGCTGATAGACTTGGCATTCTTGCGCACAGCCCAAAGAACCTCTCGCGCCTCATCGTGGTGGTCGTGGTTGATGAGCCAACGGGGCGATTCGGGAAGGAGCATAATACCGATAAAAGTCAGGATGGCGAAAAAGATCTGGAAAGCTAGTGGGAAGCGGAATTGAGCGTCGTTGCTAACGAAGGACATGCCGTAGTCGACCCAGTATGAGAGCATGACACCGAAAATGTTGATGGCGAGTTCAATGGCGAGACCACGACCACGGTTGTTAGCCTTCATCAGTTCAGAGTGCCAGACAGCTGAAAATTGTTAGTTGACATACTCATCTTTGCGAGAAAGCAACTTACGAATGGTACTGGTGTTCATGCCGTTTCCAAAACCCGCTACAATACGACCAACGATCATTTGAGGGATTCCGAAAGATGCAGCTTGGAGAGCGGCACCAATGCTGAGAACAACACAACCCATCATTATACACTTGCGACGACCAAAGTACTCGCCAAAGATGAGACAGAACATGGCGCCAAAGAAGCATCCGATCTCATAGATGGCGACTACGGTGCCCTGCAGAGAGGAACTACCACTGCCGCCCTCTGTAGTGTCAATCTCGGGAAAGGTTTTGGTGAAGGCAGTGCCTGTCAACAGGCCCGACATGACACCCTGGTCATATCCGAAGAGGAGGAATCCCGAGCCAGCTGTTCCTGTGATGGCCCAGTCCAGGGGCTTTCCGACAAGAATTGTCATGTTGAAGAGTATGGGAATGAATTGAAGGTAACGGAAGAGGGAAGTGGTGAAGCTATTCGACAACAGTATTTGTAGTTGATGCTATCAGGCACACGCCACCAATAGATTGGAGACGATCTCAGATGGGGCCGTCATGCCTTCATATAAATACTGTATGAAATTTTAGATACCTTAGTTGACTCGCGCAAACAAGGTTCGTTCCGAGGTCCTGGCGCGGGTGGGTTCCCCGTGGGGACTTGGTAGTCCACTATGCCGCCAGGATTGTCTGGGGTTTTGCGGGTTAGTTCCCTGTCGCAGAAAACGAATTCTTGCAGTTTTGATGAATTGGCGGCATTTGCAAGCGCTTTGAAGAAAATTGTTTGGAGCTTGGGGCGTTGAGGTAACCGAGTCCAGGCATGAATTTGTCATTATGCGTCTAATTGCCTTGTTTTTTTCTCAAAAGGTAGACTGTAGCCGAGTGGAGGGTGGGTTTTGGTGGATCAGAATACGGATACAGTGGGGTAAAAAGAATGAATCCGAACGCAGGTGGCTGGCCTGTGCCTAATCGGGTTAGGCGCGCGTTTTCAGCCGCCGCTTTTACACGCAAATAGCTGCTtacaacaacaccatcacgATGCCTTGGGACAAGAAATTATCCCCTTCTACACGGCCTCGTAATTGCGAGCTACCAAGCAAGGACCTCAAGCACGCACAGATAAAGAAGAATTACCCTGAAACTCCCCTCGGCACGATCAAGACCACCCTGCGTCGCGAGGGGCAACGGGAAGCTGCTCAGCGCTGCCctcaaatcaaacaaatcaaatCTGGGGTCATATTTGAAATATTTGATAGCCCGCGATGCTGGATTTGTTGTTTGAAATATTTATTCAAATATTTCAAATATTTCAAATCTCGTCATTTGTACACTTAGCTCATCTCTCCTAGCCACTATTGGCCCAGCTTCACCGCACTACCCCTGACCCAGTCATCGAGG is part of the Fusarium oxysporum Fo47 chromosome VII, complete sequence genome and harbors:
- a CDS encoding Transketolase, thiamine diphosphate binding domain-containing protein, whose amino-acid sequence is MEPIAITPEAEEEPVALSNVVKLIKNDDAETMNLALRQFRCLIADICEYDYLNRDRFVLSNCHTCLFQYTFLHLTGYKAMTFEHLKSYHSSNYDSLAPGHPDIEHEGHRHAVGLAMATKNLAAAYNKPNFDLVNNTTFCMIGVACLQEGVALEAIQLAGHWKLNNLVVMYDHNQITCDGSVDLCNTEDVNAKMRACGWDGIVNALLKAKASTDKPTFINIHTVIGVSSKVAGDAKAHGAAFSPDGVRAVKEHFGMDPEKHYVVSDEVYNFFRDRKTRGDRLVEDWKNLLDAYGKEYPELHEEFIKRVECRFTEDWRSIITAKESLPTAPTPSRKSAGIICNPLNTKLKDFMVGTADLSPSVNMIWKDKVDFQHPDLKTTCGINDSYSSRYIHWGTILPVTCSFFMFYIYAAPGVLMGALQNLQAIHVATHDSIGTGEDGQGQSLHHRSFPQSLEQYPQYSSREGAQKGAYVFVEEENADVALIGVGAEIVFAIKTREVLIEKFAIKASSVSANKTSFHMMRTPR
- a CDS encoding ADP-ribosylation/Crystallin J1, yielding MPSISLSEHALTALESSHLQYRIISTLFGSALGDAIGLSTEFLSTELSAKSYPDRVFTLLPAEKATPFRRDHHSDGKKLDRQDCGFGILPSKSYLDDPEGTARKFCVMGKYKAVPNGSLMRTHPLGLRCLRKSVEESFQIAADFVVTHVDLRCVVSCAIVAALVRGLVLTKIYEERHVDELIETRLAWYNERREKELQRLDRQDEPCLNISLLRNINNNIAEVSQHATAQKLADLKLDESYKIGYVYKTFGSAILHLRLALRQLKSSGQLFSQLTIFEKPITDLAIEGDDTDTNACFAYALLGALLCYKVLPPRWRNSLRHGTWLMEKSGGLCDVLGVAKGSYSGSRDKDAAEDEEQEWKRKQEADKKKPNWFAWK
- a CDS encoding general substrate transporter yields the protein MTILVGKPLDWAITGTAGSGFLLFGYDQGVMSGLLTGTAFTKTFPEIDTTEGGSGSSSLQGTVVAIYEIGCFFGAMFCLIFGEYFGRRKCIMMGCVVLSIGAALQAASFGIPQMIVGRIVAGFGNGMNTSTIPVWHSELMKANNRGRGLAIELAINIFGVMLSYWVDYGMSFVSNDAQFRFPLAFQIFFAILTFIGIMLLPESPRWLINHDHHDEAREVLWAVRKNAKSISKNDASVSRAIAEIQHAINEEREAAQTSSFKAMWKNGEQKFLYRTMLGIGGQFMQQLSGINLITYYAPVIFQESVGISHNLSLLLAGFNGVAYFFSSLIPIWIIDRLGRRKLMMFAAAGQAVCMAVLAGTVSTGQPGPGIVAIVMLFLFNFFFAVGLLAIPWLLPAEYAPLAIRTRAAALATASNWIFTFLVVEITPVSIKSIGWKTYVYFCIFNAFFVPLIYFFYPETRLLSLEQIDKLFTGPKVLLHWEHSMGVPGEASEKSSGGETAEKFEAEVHMRE